Proteins from a single region of Desulfuromonadales bacterium:
- a CDS encoding dienelactone hydrolase family protein, with translation MEQTVRIEIGPITLEGLLGLPEKAKGVILFAHGSGSSRLSPRNTFVARFLQQGGLGTLLFDLLTREEDADYANRFNIDLLARRLAAVTRWLTARPEGAGMALGYFGSSTGAAAALQGAAEVGGAIAAVVSRGGRPDLATPFLAEVVSPTLLIVGERDAGVLELNRQALARLTSVKELAIVPGATHLFEEPGALEKAAELARDWFVRHLAS, from the coding sequence ATGGAGCAAACCGTGCGAATCGAGATCGGCCCGATCACCCTCGAGGGGCTTCTGGGCCTGCCGGAGAAGGCCAAAGGAGTTATCCTGTTTGCCCACGGCAGCGGCTCGAGCCGGCTGAGCCCGCGCAACACCTTCGTCGCCCGCTTCCTGCAGCAGGGCGGGCTCGGCACTCTGCTCTTCGACCTTTTGACCAGGGAGGAGGATGCCGACTACGCCAACCGCTTCAACATCGATCTCCTGGCCCGCCGCCTGGCAGCAGTCACCCGCTGGCTGACGGCCCGGCCGGAGGGGGCGGGCATGGCGCTGGGCTATTTCGGCTCCAGCACCGGCGCGGCGGCGGCGTTGCAGGGAGCTGCCGAAGTCGGCGGCGCCATCGCCGCGGTAGTCTCCCGCGGCGGCCGGCCGGACCTGGCCACGCCTTTCCTGGCAGAAGTGGTCTCCCCCACCCTGCTGATTGTCGGCGAGCGGGACGCCGGGGTGCTCGAGCTGAATCGGCAGGCCCTGGCCCGCCTGACCTCGGTGAAGGAACTGGCCATCGTCCCCGGTGCCACCCACCTCTTCGAGGAACCGGGGGCGCTGGAGAAGGCGGCGGAACTGGCCCGGGACTGGTTCGTGCGCCATCTGGCTTCCTGA